The Geotalea uraniireducens Rf4 genome window below encodes:
- a CDS encoding NlpC/P60 family N-terminal domain-containing protein translates to MTTATILCSVLALLGACVCPTAKGPAAGRPPAVRDAEIADVLRLPQEITPYADAAGERLAIGDSCRATLLGEFRVRFFAPWTRTVPFCDPVEEKNLMTKVARANWYGENRRIVARKLLQEILDNCALETFPARNEAAIAVAPSHLRGLPTRLPLFGAPDDYPFDMLQYPNVKLNEPLRILHASRDGIWLYVETSYTCGWMEARDLALADPGFVTARMKLPHLVIVRDYTAVNDGKGGTSYGAKIGTILPLVAAGEGWWEVEVAAAGEGRKAVGNVARIPRAVAALHPLAFNRENVALIGNQLTGQPYGWGEMYGLRDCSAMLRDFFMPFGIWMPRTAVDQIASIRQRLDLSGFTPREKEEAIGRQGLPFLSLFFKPGHIMLYIGTDPEGRPLVFHNAWSIRVKDAAGAGLHHIGRAVITTLEPGKELGLVEGGSLLEQGTALATITGRCAAAPGAVK, encoded by the coding sequence TTGACAACTGCAACTATCCTCTGCTCCGTGCTGGCTTTGCTCGGCGCCTGTGTCTGCCCGACTGCGAAGGGGCCGGCCGCCGGGCGGCCACCCGCTGTCCGTGACGCGGAGATCGCTGACGTTCTCCGCCTCCCGCAGGAGATCACCCCCTATGCCGACGCCGCCGGGGAGCGGCTGGCGATCGGCGACAGCTGCCGCGCAACCCTGCTGGGCGAATTCCGGGTGCGCTTTTTTGCGCCGTGGACCCGTACTGTCCCCTTCTGCGATCCTGTCGAGGAGAAAAACCTCATGACGAAAGTGGCGCGAGCGAACTGGTACGGGGAGAACCGGCGGATCGTGGCGCGTAAGCTTTTGCAGGAAATCCTGGACAACTGCGCCCTGGAAACCTTTCCCGCCCGCAACGAGGCGGCCATAGCCGTCGCCCCGTCTCATCTGCGCGGGCTGCCGACACGCCTCCCGCTCTTCGGGGCACCGGATGACTACCCCTTCGACATGCTCCAGTACCCCAACGTAAAGCTGAACGAACCGCTCCGTATACTCCATGCCTCGCGCGACGGGATCTGGCTCTATGTGGAGACCTCGTACACCTGCGGGTGGATGGAGGCCCGGGACCTGGCGTTGGCCGACCCGGGCTTCGTCACCGCCCGGATGAAGCTCCCGCACCTGGTGATCGTCCGTGATTACACCGCTGTCAACGACGGCAAGGGGGGGACAAGCTACGGGGCCAAGATCGGCACCATCCTCCCGCTTGTTGCCGCGGGCGAAGGGTGGTGGGAGGTGGAAGTAGCTGCGGCGGGTGAGGGGCGCAAGGCCGTCGGCAACGTGGCACGGATTCCCCGTGCGGTGGCCGCCCTGCACCCCTTGGCGTTCAACCGGGAAAACGTGGCCCTGATCGGCAATCAGCTGACAGGGCAGCCCTACGGTTGGGGGGAGATGTACGGCCTGAGGGACTGTTCGGCAATGCTACGGGACTTTTTCATGCCTTTCGGGATCTGGATGCCGCGCACCGCTGTCGATCAGATCGCCTCCATCCGCCAGCGGCTGGATCTGTCGGGCTTCACGCCGCGGGAGAAGGAGGAGGCGATCGGGCGGCAGGGGCTCCCCTTTCTCAGCCTGTTCTTCAAGCCGGGCCACATCATGCTCTACATCGGCACGGACCCGGAGGGACGGCCGCTGGTGTTCCACAACGCCTGGTCAATCCGGGTGAAGGATGCCGCCGGTGCGGGGCTGCACCACATCGGCAGGGCGGTCATCACCACCCTGGAACCGGGAAAGGAACTGGGGCTGGTGGAGGGAGGGTCGTTACTGGAGCAGGGGACCGCTCTGGCGACCATCACCGGCCGCTGCGCAGCCGCGCCAGGCGCCGTAAAATAA
- a CDS encoding LysR family transcriptional regulator: MELSDLHIFLAVTNEQGFTAASKKLNCVQPNVTARIKKLEEELGVQLFYRNSRDVTLTSYGKQFYEHANRIIRLSREAFQALQMDNVMGPLTIGVTQTVASAYLPKILRTYHARFPKVYVTVKTLFGKRLLNSLLDHSMDYGLLEIPVGNSELITEYSWPQKLVMVYAPDYPIDDNDVTSLVFSSTCPYRQAMIDAFQFMGIVSSRHLNLLNVDTVLACAIGSVGVTVLPERLVTRDHIAPYVHMRDFPQREGIATINLIRHKDSVNAPQAMAFAQVVREVMDSVSSAETVIRGE, encoded by the coding sequence ATGGAATTGAGTGATCTGCACATTTTTCTGGCTGTCACCAACGAGCAAGGTTTTACCGCAGCCTCCAAAAAACTGAACTGCGTCCAGCCAAACGTTACGGCGCGTATCAAAAAACTTGAGGAAGAACTCGGCGTTCAACTCTTTTACCGTAATAGTCGGGACGTAACTTTGACATCTTACGGTAAGCAATTCTATGAGCATGCCAACAGGATAATCCGGCTATCGCGCGAGGCATTCCAGGCTCTGCAAATGGACAATGTTATGGGTCCGCTGACCATCGGCGTGACACAGACTGTTGCTTCTGCGTATCTGCCAAAGATACTAAGGACGTATCATGCTCGGTTTCCTAAAGTTTACGTCACAGTCAAAACTCTCTTCGGAAAGAGACTCCTTAATAGCTTGCTGGACCACTCTATGGACTATGGACTTCTCGAAATTCCGGTAGGAAATTCTGAACTCATCACGGAATATTCATGGCCACAGAAACTTGTGATGGTTTATGCACCTGATTATCCCATCGACGACAATGATGTTACTTCGCTCGTTTTTTCCTCCACCTGCCCTTATAGACAAGCCATGATTGATGCCTTTCAGTTCATGGGAATAGTGAGCTCAAGGCATCTCAATCTCCTCAACGTTGATACCGTCCTGGCCTGTGCGATTGGAAGTGTCGGAGTAACTGTGTTGCCGGAACGGTTAGTAACCAGAGATCACATTGCACCATATGTTCATATGCGCGACTTTCCGCAGCGTGAAGGGATAGCCACTATCAACCTGATCCGGCATAAAGACAGCGTGAATGCGCCACAAGCAATGGCGTTCGCCCAAGTGGTAAGGGAAGTAATGGATTCAGTCTCTTCCGCAGAAACTGTGATTAGGGGGGAGTAA
- a CDS encoding M24 family metallopeptidase, protein MSLPSCVILNYTPKQELFNRIHKFQKLLIKNCINGALIVQKADLFYFSGTCQNAHLFIPDEGEPLLMVKKSFERAQAESSINNIIPVQSLEEIPKNIFSQFKRLDKIGIEMDVLPANIYIKYKSAFQPSELVDVSMLIREIRSIKSTYELDKLKKAANLNFAMFSKVSSILKEGIREIDLAAQLEAVYRVGGHQGAIRMRAFNQEVYYGHILSGWNSAYPSFFGGPTGGTGVSPAYPQSAGFKTINKNEPIKVDYVGVCDGYMVDQARIFCIGNLPEKLIKAHEIAIKIKNHIIKETRPGMNGKDLYNMAYNIAVDSGNKDYFMGYTEDKINFIAHGIGVELDELPLITQSTDVTLKPGMVFAVEPSFIFPNEGAVGVEDTMVLTATGFEQITYFDDPITYS, encoded by the coding sequence ATGTCTTTGCCATCCTGCGTAATCCTCAACTATACTCCAAAGCAAGAACTCTTCAACAGGATTCATAAGTTTCAAAAATTGTTGATCAAGAATTGCATAAACGGAGCTTTAATCGTACAAAAGGCTGACTTGTTTTATTTTAGCGGGACTTGCCAAAATGCACATCTTTTTATTCCGGATGAAGGTGAGCCTCTTTTAATGGTTAAGAAAAGTTTTGAAAGAGCTCAAGCTGAAAGCAGCATTAATAATATTATTCCGGTACAAAGCCTCGAAGAAATACCTAAAAACATTTTTAGTCAATTTAAGAGACTAGACAAAATTGGGATAGAAATGGATGTCTTGCCGGCAAACATATATATAAAATATAAAAGCGCGTTTCAACCTTCAGAGTTAGTAGATGTTTCGATGTTAATTCGTGAAATTAGATCAATAAAATCAACGTATGAGCTTGATAAGTTAAAAAAAGCTGCAAATCTTAATTTTGCAATGTTTTCCAAGGTGTCTAGTATTTTAAAAGAAGGAATACGAGAAATCGATCTTGCTGCTCAATTGGAGGCAGTATATCGGGTTGGGGGCCATCAAGGTGCTATCAGAATGAGGGCATTTAACCAAGAAGTCTACTATGGACATATTTTGTCGGGATGGAATTCGGCTTATCCAAGTTTTTTTGGCGGCCCTACAGGAGGAACTGGCGTTAGTCCCGCTTATCCGCAAAGTGCAGGTTTTAAAACAATAAACAAAAACGAGCCGATAAAAGTGGATTATGTTGGTGTTTGTGACGGTTACATGGTAGATCAAGCAAGAATATTCTGCATAGGCAATCTGCCGGAAAAACTTATCAAGGCTCACGAAATTGCAATTAAAATAAAAAATCATATTATTAAAGAAACACGACCAGGCATGAACGGAAAAGACCTATACAATATGGCTTATAACATTGCTGTTGATTCTGGTAACAAGGATTATTTCATGGGATATACTGAAGATAAAATCAATTTCATTGCTCATGGGATCGGGGTTGAATTGGATGAATTACCATTAATAACCCAAAGTACTGATGTAACTCTTAAACCGGGCATGGTATTTGCCGTTGAACCTTCATTTATTTTCCCAAATGAAGGAGCGGTTGGTGTTGAAGACACTATGGTTCTAACAGCTACAGGATTTGAACAAATTACTTACTTTGATGACCCAATTACTTATTCCTGA
- a CDS encoding MerR family transcriptional regulator, giving the protein METIWLITADDVAVSSREFMSEKINMRSIQNDCCEEYISIGELAKTVGITTRTLRYYEEVGIIETPRRFGGGARSYSASEVRKLMFILKLKELGLTIKEMQDLDAIYAEAMETDKVIPHLIEMLDFHTNRLDEKISVMASLRKEMVHYRQRMIVCFQLNIK; this is encoded by the coding sequence ATGGAAACTATCTGGCTTATAACAGCGGATGATGTTGCCGTCAGTTCCCGTGAATTTATGAGTGAAAAGATCAATATGCGATCTATACAGAATGATTGCTGCGAGGAATACATCTCAATCGGTGAACTTGCCAAGACCGTTGGAATCACAACCAGAACGCTCCGCTACTACGAAGAGGTTGGAATAATTGAAACACCACGGCGCTTTGGTGGCGGAGCCAGGAGCTATTCCGCAAGTGAAGTCCGCAAGCTCATGTTTATTCTCAAACTGAAGGAACTGGGCTTGACAATCAAGGAGATGCAGGATCTAGATGCTATCTATGCCGAAGCGATGGAGACCGACAAGGTCATCCCTCATCTGATTGAGATGCTTGACTTTCATACAAATAGGCTTGACGAAAAAATATCAGTTATGGCATCACTGCGCAAGGAGATGGTGCACTACCGTCAGCGCATGATCGTATGTTTTCAGCTGAATATAAAGTAG
- a CDS encoding L,D-transpeptidase, translating into MKSLRFAIVILIVMLLAAHVDAKVKVKSLCGVHYPSDARIEWQCRKLKWTDTPEKLFGEQWQDVLRFNRLDRRHFIGNISIKVPKRMEDIKDFTPLPATYPDAAEEEKFILLDQSEMFLGAYEYGELVFSFPAAVGIAGHRVPNGEFRIDAADRKHISNLYTIEEIGRRYPMHYALRFYVDKRAKGWTSYFIHGRDIPGYPASHGCIGLYDEEMQLEYYGAYDRKVNRPYYHELKPPFLEGAKKLYLWVIGSRHDPGGFHKISNGPRMLIVGTPPL; encoded by the coding sequence ATGAAATCATTGCGCTTTGCCATAGTAATACTCATTGTAATGCTCCTTGCCGCTCATGTCGATGCCAAGGTGAAGGTCAAGTCGCTCTGCGGGGTTCACTATCCGAGCGATGCCCGTATCGAGTGGCAATGCCGGAAACTGAAGTGGACGGACACGCCCGAAAAGCTTTTCGGCGAGCAGTGGCAGGACGTGCTCCGTTTTAATCGTCTTGACCGGCGCCATTTCATCGGCAACATATCGATCAAGGTGCCGAAACGCATGGAAGATATCAAGGATTTTACGCCGCTGCCCGCAACGTACCCGGACGCTGCCGAGGAGGAGAAATTCATCCTGCTCGACCAGTCCGAGATGTTCCTGGGAGCCTATGAATACGGCGAACTTGTCTTCTCTTTTCCCGCGGCGGTCGGCATCGCGGGGCACCGGGTGCCGAACGGCGAATTCAGGATCGACGCGGCCGACCGCAAACACATATCGAACCTCTACACCATCGAGGAAATCGGTCGCCGCTATCCGATGCACTACGCACTCCGGTTTTATGTGGACAAGCGTGCCAAAGGCTGGACGTCCTACTTCATCCATGGCCGCGACATCCCCGGCTACCCCGCCTCCCACGGCTGCATCGGCCTCTACGATGAGGAAATGCAGCTGGAGTATTACGGCGCCTATGACAGGAAGGTGAACAGGCCGTATTACCACGAGTTGAAGCCCCCGTTCCTCGAAGGCGCCAAGAAGCTCTACCTCTGGGTTATCGGCTCCCGTCACGACCCGGGAGGGTTCCACAAGATCAGCAACGGTCCGCGGATGTTGATCGTCGGCACCCCACCGTTGTAA
- a CDS encoding twin-arginine translocation signal domain-containing protein → MNKTTRREALGLLGVATGAAVMGTLFNGKRPPQKNVF, encoded by the coding sequence ATGAATAAAACTACGAGGAGAGAAGCTCTCGGACTGCTGGGCGTCGCCACTGGGGCCGCAGTGATGGGAACACTCTTCAACGGAAAGCGTCCGCCGCAAAAGAACGTGTTTTGA
- a CDS encoding type II toxin-antitoxin system VapC family toxin, which yields MNVVDSSAWLEFFADGPNAGEFALPLADRASLIVPTITIYEVFKVVCRQRGEDAALQAAALMQQGRSVELSPSLAMIAARTSLELALPMADSIILATTRLHDATLWTQDEHFRSLPGVRYFPKQ from the coding sequence ATGAATGTAGTAGATTCTTCCGCCTGGCTGGAATTTTTCGCGGACGGTCCGAATGCGGGGGAATTCGCTCTCCCTCTCGCTGACCGGGCATCACTCATTGTCCCGACTATCACCATCTATGAGGTGTTCAAGGTAGTCTGCCGCCAGCGCGGAGAAGATGCGGCCTTGCAGGCGGCAGCCCTTATGCAGCAGGGAAGATCGGTGGAGCTATCGCCGTCCCTGGCAATGATCGCCGCACGTACGAGCCTGGAGCTGGCGCTTCCCATGGCCGACAGCATCATTCTGGCGACGACCCGACTTCATGATGCGACCCTCTGGACCCAGGATGAGCATTTCCGAAGCCTCCCCGGCGTGCGGTATTTCCCAAAGCAGTAG
- a CDS encoding AbrB/MazE/SpoVT family DNA-binding domain-containing protein — protein MEAVKISPKFQVVIPREVREKLRLVAGQRMQVVAYGNRIELIPERDIADMRGFLKGIDTTVERESDRV, from the coding sequence ATGGAAGCAGTGAAAATTTCCCCGAAATTCCAGGTTGTCATTCCCCGCGAGGTCCGGGAAAAGTTACGCTTGGTGGCCGGCCAGCGGATGCAGGTGGTTGCCTACGGCAACCGGATTGAGCTGATCCCGGAGAGGGACATCGCCGATATGCGCGGGTTTTTGAAGGGGATTGATACCACCGTCGAGCGGGAATCGGACCGCGTATGA
- a CDS encoding type II toxin-antitoxin system RelE/ParE family toxin, which yields MPEFPTSGRNLPEFPDSPYREVIVDPYRIVYRHIPTTAQIYIIAVVHGKRLLREESWDND from the coding sequence TTGCCTGAATTTCCCACCTCCGGTCGTAACCTTCCTGAATTCCCCGACTCTCCTTACAGAGAAGTAATTGTCGATCCCTACCGAATCGTCTATCGGCATATCCCCACAACTGCACAGATTTACATCATTGCCGTTGTTCATGGAAAACGTCTTCTAAGGGAAGAGAGCTGGGACAATGATTAG
- a CDS encoding FRG domain-containing protein, protein MDKYLIEKKPGSPRLFCISRIEEFIELVTWLSSDGHVVFRGQRRNLPLIPSVGRDKKRRLWSYVEKEVFEEFKREALPYLGFTPTNDWQWLAVAQHNRLPTRLLDWTRNPLAALWFTVCKPADKEEAGVVWGFIYEPTEAISSTTDLPPNLASPFSIENTLLYFPEYIFPYIQAQSGVFTVHHRQADNDVFVPFENTKDADLLLSRIEIPAKSFPTLRYQLFRLGISPASLFPGLYGLVERIKYQNEFCKDEFENKGQQEGSRLHFPLFEECRRDPL, encoded by the coding sequence TTGGACAAGTACTTGATCGAGAAGAAACCAGGTAGTCCACGGCTCTTTTGCATATCCAGAATTGAAGAGTTCATTGAGCTAGTGACATGGCTATCGTCTGATGGCCACGTTGTATTCAGAGGACAAAGACGCAATTTACCCCTCATACCATCCGTAGGACGCGACAAAAAACGTAGGCTTTGGTCCTATGTTGAGAAAGAGGTTTTTGAGGAGTTCAAGAGAGAAGCACTCCCATATTTGGGATTCACGCCCACCAATGATTGGCAGTGGTTAGCTGTTGCACAACACAACCGGCTTCCAACGCGTCTTCTCGACTGGACGAGAAACCCTCTTGCTGCTCTGTGGTTCACGGTATGCAAACCTGCCGACAAAGAGGAAGCGGGGGTTGTTTGGGGATTCATTTACGAACCCACAGAAGCGATTAGTTCCACCACCGATCTCCCTCCAAACCTTGCTTCACCGTTTTCGATTGAAAACACGCTTCTGTATTTCCCCGAATACATATTCCCATACATTCAAGCTCAGTCGGGAGTTTTTACCGTTCACCATAGGCAGGCAGATAATGACGTATTTGTGCCATTCGAAAACACCAAGGACGCTGATTTGCTCCTCTCAAGGATCGAAATACCTGCAAAGTCCTTTCCGACTCTCAGGTACCAGCTTTTCCGCCTGGGCATCAGCCCAGCATCATTGTTCCCCGGTTTATATGGCTTAGTGGAACGTATAAAGTACCAAAATGAATTCTGTAAAGACGAATTTGAAAACAAGGGGCAGCAGGAGGGGTCGCGTCTACACTTTCCACTTTTTGAAGAATGTAGACGCGACCCCTTATAA
- a CDS encoding protein-export chaperone SecB, whose protein sequence is MANENYEFQFIDFRIVSSNFNIKLEKEFDSSKLTETAVNFAMKHDFVAESKKLQLFMKVDIGGADLPFTLSIEGGALFAFSHPIDDTNAFRKIAEINCAAIAFPYLREAVADIIRRGGYPPLHLPSVNFVDMYKRNHPEEVQA, encoded by the coding sequence ATGGCAAATGAAAACTACGAGTTCCAATTCATCGATTTCCGGATAGTTTCCTCCAACTTTAACATCAAGTTGGAAAAAGAGTTCGACTCTTCGAAGCTTACAGAAACAGCTGTGAATTTTGCTATGAAGCATGATTTTGTTGCCGAAAGTAAAAAACTCCAGCTTTTCATGAAGGTTGATATAGGAGGCGCTGACCTGCCTTTCACACTCTCAATAGAAGGAGGAGCGCTTTTTGCTTTTTCTCACCCGATCGACGATACGAATGCTTTCCGCAAAATCGCCGAAATCAACTGTGCTGCAATTGCTTTCCCATATTTAAGAGAAGCTGTCGCGGATATCATCAGGCGAGGAGGTTACCCCCCGTTGCATCTTCCCTCGGTAAATTTCGTCGATATGTACAAAAGAAATCACCCGGAAGAAGTACAGGCTTGA
- a CDS encoding type II toxin-antitoxin system MqsA family antitoxin, with protein sequence MAREYKDGEQCPLCIGKLKETSVTEKFTYKGKELEYPGYIVHECDRCGEQFVGKKTMKASAKRLRDFYREVDGLLTSCQIKEIRLKLGLNQGAASELLGGGAKSFARYENCDVIQSEAMDNLLRVLKDSPDLLKVIENKNKPTSTTVIQFQAKFGQVIQGTLVVNYGK encoded by the coding sequence ATGGCACGCGAATATAAAGATGGTGAACAGTGCCCACTTTGCATTGGTAAATTAAAAGAGACTTCCGTCACTGAGAAATTCACCTACAAAGGCAAAGAACTGGAATACCCTGGTTACATTGTGCATGAGTGTGACAGATGCGGCGAGCAATTCGTCGGGAAGAAGACTATGAAGGCGTCTGCAAAGCGTCTTCGTGACTTTTACAGGGAAGTAGACGGCTTGCTTACGTCGTGTCAGATCAAAGAGATCCGTCTAAAATTGGGGCTCAATCAGGGCGCAGCATCAGAACTTCTTGGCGGTGGGGCGAAGAGCTTCGCCAGGTATGAGAATTGCGACGTTATCCAAAGTGAGGCAATGGACAATCTGCTGCGGGTACTGAAGGACTCACCGGACTTACTAAAGGTCATAGAGAACAAGAATAAGCCGACAAGCACAACTGTTATACAGTTCCAAGCCAAGTTTGGCCAAGTTATACAGGGGACCTTGGTGGTGAATTATGGCAAATGA
- a CDS encoding type II toxin-antitoxin system MqsR family toxin encodes MTDTPYYSLEKIKRLLRNSDTRIITRRDRQEAAALGYADDDEMVDRVSQVTLDEFKKKMPSEDMPGYWQDVYNSIEPDGTKIYIKLQIREESGVIISFKRK; translated from the coding sequence ATGACAGATACCCCTTATTATTCGCTTGAAAAGATAAAGAGGCTTCTCAGGAATTCAGATACCCGGATTATCACCCGAAGAGACCGCCAGGAAGCAGCGGCACTCGGGTACGCTGATGATGACGAGATGGTTGATCGGGTGTCGCAAGTGACCCTGGATGAATTCAAGAAAAAGATGCCGTCGGAAGACATGCCCGGCTATTGGCAGGATGTCTACAACTCCATCGAACCAGATGGGACGAAGATTTATATAAAACTCCAGATCCGTGAAGAATCAGGAGTTATAATTTCATTTAAACGAAAATAG
- a CDS encoding DnaA/Hda family protein, whose amino-acid sequence MQLIFDFPVNPKFGFDNFVVCAGNKTAYHFARQLAEGDGTENLLYLYGSTGSGKTHLLTAMANSICREAGLDAIPSISFKNIDELYRGNYPAEEPSKLAERFNNAPALLVDDIHLIPDNDNIRVELWQLFNDFYTAGKKIAITGLNPPKELPHLDGHLTSRLLWGLVTKLDISGDDSLRMILQKLAEDRQVALPEDVIAHLLVHIRRDIPSLLNALEQIRRHAIATKRKISLRQAKEALQR is encoded by the coding sequence ATGCAACTCATTTTCGATTTTCCGGTAAATCCCAAATTCGGCTTCGACAATTTTGTGGTCTGCGCAGGCAACAAAACCGCCTATCACTTTGCCCGGCAACTGGCAGAGGGGGACGGCACTGAAAACCTGCTCTACCTGTACGGCTCCACCGGCTCTGGCAAAACCCACCTGTTGACGGCAATGGCAAACAGCATTTGCCGCGAGGCCGGGCTGGATGCCATTCCCTCCATCTCCTTCAAAAACATCGATGAATTGTACCGGGGAAACTATCCGGCAGAAGAGCCGTCAAAGCTCGCCGAACGGTTCAACAATGCCCCGGCGCTTCTGGTGGACGACATCCACCTGATCCCGGACAACGACAACATCCGGGTTGAACTCTGGCAGCTCTTCAACGATTTTTATACCGCCGGGAAAAAGATTGCGATCACCGGCCTCAATCCCCCCAAAGAACTCCCCCATCTTGACGGGCACCTTACCTCGCGCCTTTTATGGGGACTTGTGACGAAACTGGATATTTCCGGAGACGACTCCCTGCGCATGATCCTGCAAAAACTGGCCGAAGACCGGCAGGTTGCGCTCCCCGAAGACGTAATCGCCCACCTGCTCGTCCATATCCGCCGCGATATCCCATCCCTGCTGAACGCCCTGGAGCAGATCCGCCGCCACGCCATTGCCACCAAGCGAAAAATCAGCCTGCGCCAGGCAAAAGAGGCCTTGCAGCGCTGA